A part of Thermococcus sp. LS1 genomic DNA contains:
- the coaD gene encoding phosphopantetheine adenylyltransferase, whose product MRKKYRKVVVGGTFDRLHLGHKALLRKAFEVGKYVYVGLTADEMVRNKPHADKILPYELRLRDLLKFFEVNGYSNYRIIKIHTAIGFADKMKSLDAIVVSEETYKGALIVNRAREERGLKPLEIVTIGIVRSSLGAKISSSLIRAGLIDPLGNPRKRDSP is encoded by the coding sequence ATGAGGAAAAAGTACCGCAAAGTGGTCGTCGGAGGGACCTTTGACAGGCTCCATCTCGGGCATAAGGCGTTGCTGAGGAAGGCCTTCGAAGTGGGGAAGTACGTCTATGTTGGACTGACCGCCGACGAGATGGTGAGGAACAAGCCCCACGCAGATAAAATCCTTCCCTACGAGCTCCGCCTGAGGGATCTGCTCAAGTTCTTCGAGGTTAACGGCTACTCCAACTACAGGATCATCAAGATACACACGGCCATAGGCTTCGCGGATAAGATGAAAAGCCTTGACGCCATAGTCGTCAGTGAGGAGACCTACAAAGGGGCACTCATAGTGAACAGAGCCAGAGAAGAGAGGGGCCTGAAGCCCCTCGAGATAGTGACCATAGGGATCGTAAGGAGCAGCCTCGGGGCGAAGATAAGCTCCTCCCTGATCAGGGCAGGCCTCATCGACCCGCTCGGAAACCCTAGGAAGAGAGATTCACCGTAA
- a CDS encoding acetate--CoA ligase family protein → MDFFFYPKSVAVFGSFKVGAIAYEILRNIVEGGFDGKIVLVNPKGGTVEVAGKAFEIRPKLEEPVDTAIIAIPAKFVPSLIDEIGELIKGAVVISAGFSEVGNVELERELVEKARKHGVRIIGPNCAGIFGVHGKFFGSFEVRVNPGGLALISQSGAFGGAALAMGNDEGIGFSAFVSYGNAADLNESDFLRYFADDENTKAIALYIEGVRDGRRFMEALRYAASKKPVIILKAGKSKSGARAAASHTGSLAGSYEIYRAAFKQAGAIEVEEMEELFDAAKAFEMYEKAGRRVAVITNSGGPGVLATDKLESLGLEIAQLSDETVEELHSFLPPQCSVKNPIDLIADADYERYKKTIEIVCRDGNVDALLVICVPPIFIPSEEIAKAVIDAECDKPVIVNFMAGELVRDGVKLLEGSGIKNFPTPERAAKALAWLSRR, encoded by the coding sequence ATGGATTTCTTCTTTTATCCCAAGAGCGTCGCGGTCTTTGGCTCCTTTAAGGTGGGTGCGATAGCCTACGAGATTCTCAGGAACATCGTCGAAGGTGGCTTTGATGGGAAGATAGTTCTAGTCAACCCGAAGGGTGGAACCGTTGAGGTCGCGGGGAAAGCCTTTGAAATTCGCCCGAAGCTGGAGGAGCCCGTTGATACTGCCATAATTGCCATTCCGGCGAAGTTCGTTCCATCGCTCATAGACGAGATTGGTGAACTAATCAAGGGTGCCGTCGTCATAAGTGCTGGCTTTTCCGAAGTCGGAAACGTTGAGCTTGAACGCGAGCTCGTCGAGAAAGCCAGAAAGCATGGCGTTAGAATCATCGGTCCTAACTGCGCCGGCATCTTCGGCGTCCACGGCAAGTTTTTCGGCTCCTTTGAGGTTCGCGTTAATCCCGGTGGACTGGCGCTCATAAGTCAGAGCGGCGCCTTCGGCGGTGCCGCTTTGGCGATGGGCAACGACGAGGGAATAGGCTTCTCGGCCTTCGTCTCTTATGGAAACGCGGCCGACCTGAACGAGAGCGACTTTCTGAGGTACTTTGCAGACGACGAAAACACGAAGGCCATAGCACTCTACATTGAGGGCGTTAGGGACGGGAGGCGCTTCATGGAGGCCCTCCGCTATGCGGCTAGCAAAAAGCCTGTGATAATCCTCAAGGCTGGAAAGAGCAAGAGTGGTGCAAGGGCAGCCGCTTCACACACCGGCTCGCTCGCCGGAAGCTACGAGATTTATAGGGCGGCCTTCAAGCAGGCCGGCGCCATAGAGGTTGAGGAGATGGAAGAGCTATTCGACGCGGCGAAGGCCTTTGAGATGTACGAGAAAGCCGGGAGGCGCGTTGCCGTGATTACTAATTCTGGCGGGCCCGGTGTTCTCGCCACCGACAAGCTTGAGAGCCTCGGTCTCGAAATAGCCCAGCTAAGCGATGAAACCGTTGAAGAGCTCCACTCGTTCCTTCCACCGCAGTGCTCGGTTAAGAACCCGATAGACCTCATAGCCGACGCGGACTACGAGCGCTACAAGAAAACGATTGAGATTGTCTGCAGGGACGGGAACGTCGATGCTTTGCTGGTAATCTGCGTCCCGCCGATATTCATCCCGAGCGAAGAGATAGCGAAGGCCGTAATCGACGCCGAGTGCGACAAGCCAGTGATAGTGAACTTCATGGCCGGAGAGCTCGTCAGGGATGGGGTTAAGCTGCTGGAGGGAAGTGGGATAAAGAACTTCCCGACGCCGGAGAGGGCGGCCAAAGCTTTGGCGTGGCTCTCCCGCCGCTGA
- the tpiA gene encoding triose-phosphate isomerase, translated as MTKLKEPIIAINFKTYIEATGERALEIAKAAEKVWKETGITIVVAPQLADLYRIAQEVEIPVFAQHIDPIKPGSHTGHVLPEAVKEAGAVGTLLNHSENRMILADLEAAIRRAEEVGLMTMVCSNNPAVSAAIAALGPDYVAVEPPELIGTGIPVSKAKPEVITDTVELVRRVNPEVKVLTGAGISTGEDVKKALELGSVGVLLASGVTKAKDPEKAIRDLVSLIV; from the coding sequence ATGACGAAGCTGAAGGAGCCGATAATAGCGATAAACTTCAAGACGTACATCGAGGCCACGGGCGAGAGAGCCCTTGAGATCGCCAAGGCCGCCGAGAAGGTCTGGAAGGAGACTGGAATAACCATAGTGGTCGCGCCGCAGCTGGCTGACCTTTACAGAATTGCCCAGGAGGTCGAGATTCCGGTCTTTGCTCAGCATATAGACCCGATTAAACCGGGAAGCCACACCGGCCACGTCCTCCCGGAGGCAGTTAAGGAAGCCGGGGCCGTCGGAACTCTCCTCAACCATTCGGAGAACAGGATGATCTTAGCAGACCTTGAAGCGGCCATAAGACGCGCCGAGGAAGTTGGATTGATGACGATGGTCTGCTCCAACAACCCAGCAGTCAGCGCCGCTATCGCCGCTCTGGGACCAGATTACGTCGCAGTTGAACCGCCCGAACTGATAGGAACTGGCATTCCAGTCAGCAAGGCCAAGCCGGAAGTCATAACCGACACCGTCGAGCTCGTCAGGAGAGTAAACCCAGAGGTCAAGGTTTTGACTGGCGCGGGTATTTCCACTGGAGAGGACGTCAAGAAGGCTTTGGAGCTCGGAAGCGTTGGCGTTCTCCTCGCGAGTGGTGTTACTAAGGCAAAAGACCCGGAGAAGGCGATAAGGGATTTGGTGTCGCTGATTGTCTGA
- a CDS encoding bifunctional N(6)-L-threonylcarbamoyladenine synthase/serine/threonine protein kinase: MIALGIEGTAHTLGIGIVTEKKVLANVFDTLTTEKGGIHPKEAAEHHARLLKPLLRKALDEAGITIEDVDLIAFSQGPGLGPALRVVATAARALAIKHNKPIIGVNHCIAHVEITKMFGVKDPVGLYVSGGNTQVLALEGGRYRVFGETLDIGIGNAIDTFAREIGIGFPGGPKIEKLALKGEKYIELPYAVKGMDLSFSGILTEAVRKYRTSRYRVEDLAYSFQETAFAALVEVTERAVAHTGKDEVVLVGGVAANNRLREMLRIMTEDRGIKFFVPPYDLCRDNGAMIAYTGLRMYLGGVRFSLEETVVKQKFRTDEVEVVWG, from the coding sequence ATGATAGCGTTAGGTATAGAGGGGACGGCGCATACTCTTGGCATAGGTATAGTCACCGAGAAGAAAGTTCTTGCCAACGTATTTGATACCCTCACCACTGAAAAGGGTGGAATCCACCCAAAGGAAGCCGCCGAGCACCATGCAAGGCTTTTGAAGCCCCTTCTGAGAAAGGCCCTTGACGAGGCTGGAATAACTATCGAGGACGTTGACCTGATAGCCTTCTCCCAGGGGCCGGGTCTCGGGCCTGCTTTGCGAGTTGTCGCCACGGCCGCACGAGCTCTTGCCATAAAGCATAACAAACCAATAATCGGCGTAAACCACTGCATAGCCCACGTTGAGATAACCAAGATGTTCGGTGTTAAAGACCCCGTTGGCCTCTACGTGAGCGGTGGAAACACCCAGGTTCTGGCGTTGGAGGGAGGCCGCTACCGCGTCTTCGGCGAAACGCTTGATATTGGCATCGGCAACGCTATAGACACCTTTGCGCGCGAGATTGGGATAGGTTTCCCTGGGGGGCCCAAGATAGAGAAGCTTGCCCTGAAGGGAGAGAAATACATCGAGCTCCCCTATGCGGTTAAGGGTATGGATTTGAGCTTCTCCGGGATACTCACTGAGGCCGTTCGGAAGTACCGCACGAGCCGGTATCGGGTTGAGGATCTTGCCTATTCCTTTCAGGAGACGGCATTTGCAGCGCTCGTTGAGGTCACCGAGAGGGCCGTTGCCCACACCGGCAAGGATGAGGTCGTTCTCGTTGGAGGCGTCGCCGCGAACAACAGATTGCGGGAGATGCTTAGAATAATGACCGAGGACAGAGGGATAAAGTTCTTCGTTCCGCCCTACGACCTCTGCAGGGACAACGGAGCCATGATAGCTTACACTGGATTAAGGATGTATCTCGGCGGTGTCAGGTTCAGTCTCGAGGAAACTGTGGTAAAGCAGAAGTTCAGGACGGATGAGGTGGAGGTTGTATGGGGTTAA
- a CDS encoding DNA-directed DNA polymerase II large subunit, producing the protein MAELYSEEMKAYFESLQREIDRAYEIARKARAQGKDPSTDVEVPQATDMAGRVESLVGPPGVAERIRALVKEYGKELAALKVVDEIIDGKFGDLGSKEKYAEQAVRTALAILTEGIVSAPLEGIADVKIKRNEWADGSEYLALYYAGPIRSSGGTAQALSVLVGDYVRKKLGLDRFKPSEKHIERMVEEIDLYHRAVTRLQYHPEADEVRLAMKNIPIEITGEETDKVEVSHRDVPGVETNHLRGGAILVLAEGVLQKAKKLVKYIDKMGIEGWDWIKEFVEAKEKGKAEVKEEKVESAGEEAPTEKVEEKIEKGFYYELYEKFRANIAPNKKYTKEIIGGRPLFAEPSTNGGFRLRYGRSRVSGFATWSVNPATMLILDEFIAIGTQMKTERPGKGCIVTPATTVEGPIVKLKDGSVIRVDDYQTALKIRDKIEEILYVGDALVNFGDFVENNQTLLPANYAEEWWIQEFAKAIVDIYEVELKPFEDNPREAVEEAAEYIELDPDFLERLLKDPLRVRPSIEEAIHISKVLDIPFHPYYTLYWNTLKPEEVEELQKALLGAQIGWDEHMKNKFARKVILDNDSKIKRYLELLGLPHRLERTEDRKKVIIIEYPWSAALLTPLGNLEWEFKAKPFHTVIDIINKGNRIKLRDRGISWIGARMGRPEKAKERKMKPPVQVLFPIGLAGGSSRDIKKAAEEGKTTEVEIAFFKCPKCGHVGPEHICPSCGTRKELLWHCPKCNTDYPEGEADNFDFRCPKCGIELKPYTRRRIKPSELLRAAMENVKVYGIDKLKGVQGMTSGYKMAEPLEKGLLRAKNDVYVFKDGTIRFDATDAPITHFKPREIGVSVEKLRELGYTHDFEGKPLERDDQIVELKVQDVILSYEAGRYLLKVARFIDDLLEKFYGLPRFYNAEKMEDLIGHLVIGLAPHTSAGIIGRIIGFSDVLVGYAHPYYHAAKRRNCFPGDTRILVQIDGMPMRITLRELYELFEDEHYENMVYVRRKPKVDVKVYSFDPESGKVVLTDIEDVIKAPSTDHTIRFELELGRAFETTVDHPVLVYENGKFIEKRAFEVKEGDLIPVFENGLSTLQIGDVSLLRVTEVQYIKPPDDFVYSLSASKYHTIIISNNITTANCDGDEDAVMLLLDALLNFSKYYLPEKRGGKMDAPLVVTTRLDPREVDSEVHNMDVVRYYPLEFYAATYEMKSPKEIKFIERVEDRLGKPEMYEGIKFTHDTDDIGLGPKMSLYKQLGDMEEKVARQLALAERIRAVDEHHVAETIINSHLVPDLRGNLRSFTRQEFRCVKCNTKYRRPPLTGKCPKCGGKIVLTVSKGAIEKYLPTAKMLVTRYNVLDYTRQRICMTEKDIKSLFENVFPERQRTLMGFSADICEKMIKARTGKSNGRNGYLDELKANGKLKKKAEKSKAETKSEKKSKKAEKKTKPSEGLEKDIRKEKSKMKKPKKGISLDEFFGGS; encoded by the coding sequence AGGAGAAATACGCAGAGCAGGCGGTAAGGACGGCCCTTGCTATTCTCACTGAGGGCATCGTCTCCGCCCCGCTGGAAGGAATAGCCGACGTTAAAATCAAGCGCAACGAGTGGGCTGATGGGAGTGAGTACTTAGCCCTCTACTATGCCGGGCCAATAAGAAGCTCTGGTGGAACGGCCCAGGCTTTGAGTGTTCTCGTTGGCGATTACGTGAGAAAAAAGCTCGGCCTCGACAGGTTCAAGCCGAGCGAGAAGCACATTGAGAGAATGGTTGAGGAGATAGACCTCTACCACCGGGCAGTTACGAGGCTCCAGTATCATCCGGAGGCAGACGAAGTAAGACTTGCCATGAAGAACATCCCCATAGAGATAACCGGCGAAGAGACCGACAAGGTTGAAGTTTCCCACCGCGATGTCCCTGGAGTGGAGACCAACCACCTGCGCGGCGGTGCAATCCTCGTTCTTGCTGAAGGTGTCCTCCAGAAGGCCAAGAAGCTCGTCAAGTACATTGACAAGATGGGCATAGAGGGCTGGGACTGGATAAAGGAGTTCGTCGAGGCGAAGGAGAAAGGCAAAGCTGAGGTCAAGGAAGAGAAGGTCGAGAGCGCCGGTGAAGAAGCTCCCACTGAGAAAGTTGAGGAGAAAATTGAGAAGGGCTTCTACTACGAACTCTACGAGAAGTTCAGGGCTAATATCGCCCCCAACAAGAAGTACACGAAGGAGATAATCGGTGGCAGGCCGCTCTTCGCCGAACCCTCCACTAACGGTGGCTTCAGGCTTAGATACGGCCGTTCGAGGGTTAGTGGCTTCGCAACCTGGAGCGTCAATCCTGCAACCATGCTCATCCTCGACGAGTTCATAGCCATAGGCACGCAGATGAAGACTGAACGCCCCGGAAAGGGCTGTATCGTAACCCCCGCAACCACCGTCGAAGGCCCGATAGTCAAGCTCAAGGATGGCTCGGTTATCCGGGTTGACGACTATCAAACCGCCCTCAAAATCCGCGACAAAATCGAGGAGATACTCTACGTCGGCGACGCCCTTGTTAACTTCGGCGACTTTGTTGAGAACAATCAGACTCTCTTGCCTGCCAACTACGCTGAAGAATGGTGGATTCAGGAGTTTGCTAAAGCCATCGTGGATATCTACGAGGTCGAGCTGAAGCCCTTCGAGGACAACCCACGCGAGGCGGTAGAAGAGGCCGCTGAATACATCGAGCTTGATCCTGACTTCCTTGAAAGGCTCCTTAAAGACCCTCTTCGCGTCAGGCCGAGCATTGAAGAAGCCATACACATCTCCAAGGTTCTCGACATTCCCTTCCACCCCTACTACACCCTCTACTGGAACACACTAAAGCCGGAGGAAGTCGAGGAGCTCCAGAAGGCCCTTCTCGGCGCCCAAATCGGGTGGGACGAGCACATGAAGAACAAGTTCGCGAGAAAAGTCATCCTCGACAACGACTCGAAGATAAAGCGCTACCTCGAGCTTTTGGGCCTTCCGCACCGATTGGAGCGGACGGAAGATCGGAAGAAGGTTATCATAATCGAATATCCCTGGAGTGCCGCATTACTGACTCCTCTCGGCAACCTCGAGTGGGAATTCAAGGCCAAGCCCTTCCACACAGTAATTGACATCATCAACAAGGGCAACAGGATTAAGCTCCGCGACAGGGGCATAAGCTGGATCGGCGCGAGAATGGGCAGGCCTGAGAAGGCCAAAGAGAGGAAGATGAAGCCGCCCGTTCAGGTGCTCTTCCCGATAGGCCTCGCCGGCGGAAGCTCCCGTGATATAAAGAAGGCCGCTGAAGAAGGAAAGACCACAGAGGTGGAGATAGCCTTCTTCAAGTGTCCAAAATGCGGCCACGTTGGGCCAGAACATATATGTCCTAGCTGCGGAACGAGGAAAGAGCTTCTCTGGCACTGCCCGAAGTGCAACACTGATTATCCTGAGGGTGAGGCCGATAACTTCGACTTCCGGTGTCCGAAGTGTGGGATCGAGCTCAAGCCCTACACCAGGCGGAGGATAAAACCCTCTGAGCTTCTCCGCGCTGCCATGGAGAACGTCAAGGTCTACGGCATAGACAAGCTCAAGGGCGTCCAGGGAATGACCTCGGGCTACAAGATGGCTGAACCTTTAGAGAAAGGCCTACTCAGGGCCAAGAACGACGTTTACGTCTTTAAAGATGGTACAATTCGTTTCGACGCCACCGATGCCCCGATAACCCACTTCAAGCCGAGAGAGATAGGTGTAAGCGTTGAGAAGCTCCGCGAGCTTGGCTACACCCACGACTTCGAGGGCAAACCGTTAGAGCGAGACGACCAGATAGTCGAGCTCAAGGTGCAGGACGTAATCCTCTCCTACGAGGCTGGCAGGTACCTCCTCAAAGTCGCACGCTTCATAGATGACCTGCTTGAGAAGTTCTACGGACTGCCGAGGTTCTACAACGCCGAGAAGATGGAGGATTTGATAGGCCACCTCGTCATCGGTCTTGCTCCCCACACGTCTGCCGGAATCATTGGCAGGATAATAGGCTTTTCCGACGTGCTGGTTGGTTATGCTCACCCGTATTATCATGCCGCGAAGAGAAGGAACTGCTTCCCTGGCGACACGAGGATACTCGTCCAGATTGACGGAATGCCAATGAGGATAACGCTTAGAGAGCTCTACGAGCTCTTCGAGGATGAGCACTACGAGAACATGGTTTACGTCAGAAGGAAGCCGAAGGTTGATGTCAAAGTTTACTCCTTTGACCCAGAGAGCGGAAAGGTCGTTCTGACAGATATCGAGGATGTCATCAAAGCTCCAAGCACTGACCACACCATTCGCTTCGAGCTTGAGTTGGGAAGGGCCTTTGAGACAACCGTTGACCATCCGGTTCTTGTCTACGAAAACGGGAAATTCATAGAGAAGAGGGCATTTGAGGTCAAGGAGGGCGATTTGATTCCTGTTTTTGAAAATGGGCTTTCTACCCTTCAGATTGGGGACGTTAGCCTTCTTAGAGTCACTGAAGTTCAGTACATTAAACCTCCCGACGACTTCGTGTACTCGCTAAGTGCCTCGAAGTATCATACTATAATAATTAGTAATAATATTACTACAGCAAATTGTGATGGCGACGAAGATGCAGTAATGCTCCTCCTCGATGCCCTCCTGAACTTCAGCAAGTACTACCTGCCCGAAAAGCGCGGTGGAAAGATGGACGCGCCGCTGGTCGTTACCACCCGCCTTGACCCGCGCGAGGTTGACAGCGAGGTTCACAACATGGACGTTGTCAGGTATTATCCACTCGAGTTTTACGCGGCCACTTACGAGATGAAATCGCCCAAGGAGATAAAGTTCATCGAGCGCGTTGAGGACCGCCTAGGAAAGCCCGAGATGTACGAAGGCATAAAATTCACCCACGACACTGATGACATCGGCCTCGGCCCGAAGATGAGCCTGTACAAACAGCTCGGCGACATGGAGGAGAAGGTCGCCCGCCAGCTGGCTTTGGCGGAGCGTATTCGCGCAGTTGACGAGCACCACGTTGCCGAGACGATAATCAACTCCCACCTCGTTCCAGATCTGAGGGGCAACCTCAGGAGCTTCACCAGACAGGAGTTCCGCTGCGTCAAGTGCAACACGAAGTACCGGAGGCCACCGCTCACCGGCAAGTGCCCCAAGTGCGGCGGCAAAATCGTCCTGACCGTCAGTAAAGGTGCAATTGAGAAGTACCTGCCGACGGCCAAGATGTTGGTTACGCGGTACAACGTGCTGGACTACACGAGGCAGAGGATATGCATGACAGAAAAGGACATCAAGAGCCTCTTTGAGAACGTCTTTCCGGAGAGGCAGAGGACTTTGATGGGCTTCTCTGCTGACATCTGCGAGAAGATGATAAAGGCTAGGACCGGCAAGTCTAACGGCAGGAACGGTTACCTTGACGAGCTTAAGGCCAACGGGAAGCTCAAGAAAAAGGCTGAGAAGTCAAAAGCTGAGACGAAATCTGAAAAGAAGTCTAAAAAAGCTGAGAAAAAGACCAAGCCTTCTGAAGGTCTTGAGAAGGACATCAGGAAGGAGAAGTCCAAGATGAAGAAGCCCAAGAAGGGCATAAGCCTGGACGAGTTCTTCGGCGGCAGTTAG
- a CDS encoding flavin reductase family protein → MKPYRLLYPLRTYLIVAGNGEETNVMAADWVTIVSFRPFMVGVAVAPERYTWGLIKKYREFVISVPGLDMLRDVWIAGTRHGPEKLKEMKITLVPSKALGTPSIKEALANVECRLVDERDYGDHTWFVGEVVASSYREDAFEDDRPKLEAGFLAHASWTDFVTFEKRIHRPPQV, encoded by the coding sequence ATGAAGCCGTACCGACTCCTCTATCCTTTGAGGACTTACCTCATCGTGGCAGGAAATGGTGAGGAAACAAACGTGATGGCCGCTGATTGGGTCACGATAGTCTCATTCAGGCCCTTCATGGTTGGTGTTGCCGTTGCTCCTGAGAGGTACACATGGGGGCTGATAAAGAAGTACCGCGAGTTTGTCATCAGCGTGCCGGGTCTCGATATGCTCCGGGACGTCTGGATAGCCGGCACAAGACACGGCCCTGAGAAGCTGAAAGAGATGAAAATAACCCTTGTTCCATCGAAGGCTCTTGGAACTCCCAGCATAAAAGAGGCCCTTGCGAACGTTGAGTGCAGACTTGTGGATGAGAGGGACTACGGCGACCACACATGGTTTGTCGGAGAGGTCGTGGCAAGTTCTTACAGGGAAGATGCCTTTGAGGATGACAGGCCGAAGCTTGAGGCAGGGTTCCTTGCACACGCCTCTTGGACTGATTTTGTGACATTTGAGAAACGCATCCACCGTCCACCGCAGGTTTGA